In a single window of the Pseudogemmatithrix spongiicola genome:
- a CDS encoding Eco57I restriction-modification methylase domain-containing protein, whose protein sequence is MNGQAPFTLRNRNPDILTCIANLSNDEVFTPPEFANRMLDTLTEAWAADHQGANLWADSTVRFLDPCTKSGVFLREITRRLNEGLSGQIPDLRERVDHILTKQVFGIGITQLTSLLARRSLYCSKHAMGAHSIVKGFAKDEGNIWFERVEHSWNANRCVYCGASKKTLDRGEDLESHAYAFIHTDDIKSRVADLFGGAMQFDVIIGNPPYQLEDGGYGTSAAPIYHLFVEQAKKLEPRYLSMVIPSRWFSGGKGLDDFRESMLADDRLRSIDDFLSAADVFPGVGLKGGVCYFLWDRDSRGLCRVTTHHKDEKPSVATRRLLEPGSDVFIRFNEGLSILTKVVGVENGQARSLALPENRRFDLLVSSRKPFGLDTTFRGREKKREGDVAVYQNGGVGYASRDSITTGRNLIDCWKVYGGYAAPGTGNKDTYPHRVISTPFVGEPGSVSSETYLCFGPFQSKPQAESVLSYLSCRLTRFLILLHKPSQHTTRKVYAFVPTQDWSRKWTDADLYAKYSLTAEEVEFIERIVRPMDLSERDSEQPGSDTDE, encoded by the coding sequence ATGAACGGACAGGCGCCCTTCACGCTGCGCAACCGCAATCCGGACATCCTCACCTGCATCGCCAATCTGTCGAACGATGAGGTGTTCACGCCGCCGGAGTTCGCCAACCGGATGCTGGACACGCTGACCGAAGCGTGGGCAGCGGATCATCAGGGTGCGAATCTGTGGGCGGACAGTACGGTTCGCTTTCTCGATCCGTGCACGAAGTCTGGCGTGTTTCTGCGTGAGATCACGCGGCGGCTGAATGAGGGGCTCTCGGGGCAGATTCCGGATCTGCGGGAGCGAGTGGATCACATCCTGACGAAGCAGGTGTTCGGGATTGGCATCACGCAGCTCACGAGCCTGTTGGCTCGTCGGAGCCTGTACTGCTCGAAGCACGCGATGGGTGCGCATTCGATTGTGAAGGGGTTCGCGAAGGACGAGGGCAACATCTGGTTCGAACGCGTCGAGCATTCGTGGAACGCGAACCGGTGCGTGTACTGCGGGGCAAGCAAGAAGACGCTGGACCGGGGAGAGGACCTTGAGTCCCACGCCTATGCGTTCATACACACCGATGACATCAAGTCGCGCGTAGCCGACTTGTTTGGAGGCGCGATGCAGTTTGACGTGATCATTGGAAATCCGCCGTATCAGCTCGAGGATGGCGGATACGGTACGAGTGCGGCGCCGATTTACCATCTCTTCGTTGAGCAGGCAAAAAAGCTTGAGCCGCGATATCTGTCGATGGTGATACCGTCGCGATGGTTCTCTGGCGGAAAGGGGCTGGATGATTTTCGCGAGTCGATGCTAGCGGATGATAGGCTGCGCTCGATTGATGACTTTCTGAGCGCGGCCGATGTGTTCCCGGGAGTCGGCTTGAAAGGCGGCGTGTGCTACTTCCTTTGGGACCGAGACAGCCGGGGGCTCTGCCGTGTTACGACTCATCACAAAGACGAGAAGCCTTCGGTGGCAACACGCCGCCTGCTAGAGCCTGGTAGCGACGTGTTCATCCGGTTTAACGAAGGATTGTCAATTCTGACTAAAGTCGTCGGCGTCGAGAACGGGCAGGCGCGGTCGCTTGCACTCCCTGAGAATAGACGCTTTGACTTGCTGGTGAGCTCGCGAAAACCCTTCGGCTTGGATACGACGTTCAGGGGGCGCGAGAAGAAGCGCGAAGGTGATGTCGCTGTGTACCAAAACGGCGGTGTTGGTTACGCATCACGAGATAGCATTACGACGGGTAGGAATCTCATTGATTGTTGGAAGGTCTACGGCGGCTACGCCGCTCCAGGCACGGGAAACAAAGACACCTATCCACATCGAGTTATCAGCACGCCATTTGTCGGTGAGCCCGGTTCTGTCTCATCCGAAACCTATCTCTGTTTTGGCCCATTTCAGTCAAAGCCGCAGGCGGAAAGTGTACTGTCGTACCTCTCTTGCCGGCTTACGCGCTTCCTGATTCTTCTGCATAAGCCCTCACAGCACACGACTCGCAAGGTCTACGCGTTCGTCCCAACACAGGACTGGTCGCGGAAGTGGACCGATGCTGATTTGTACGCAAAGTACTCGTTGACGGCTGAAGAAGTGGAATTCATCGAGAGGATTGTCCGCCCGATGGACCTCTCTGAGAGAGACTCGGAGCAACCAGGATCCGACACTGATGAGTAG
- a CDS encoding DEAD/DEAH box helicase family protein, with protein MSRSIEAILAPKPEARPRIYAYSIADDAHQGLLKIGQTTRYVKERVAEQLKTAHIRNFRIELDEPAERVDGSVFSDHDVRAVLLEKGFKKVALEWMRCTVKDVQTALTELRTGQRFIGAHDQTFKLRREQAAAVEATHAYFHSRWQEDMHAVPRFLWNAKMRFGKTFTTYQLAKRLGAKRVLVVTFKPAVEDAWRTDLESHKDFDGWQYFSKSVGKDPTTAKKAQPLVYFGSFQDLLGRDDVGNIKAKNTWLHKIKWDLVVFDEYHFGAWRDTAKELFEGEDGAVARKEARLEYAADLEEMNEDLTVLSEQESAFLPITTKAYLYLSGTPFKALATGEFIEEQIFNWTYTDEQRAKADFARRHPTEWNPYGALPQLRLLTYQMPDELLAIASGGEFDEFDLNEFFAATGTGTAARFRHASEVQRWLDIIRGGDKQKSHEHLKTGTRPPFPYSDLRLLPYLQHSFWFLPSVAACHAMANLLRERHNTFWRDYEVVVAAGSGAGLGLAALPPVRDAIGSGFDTKTITLSCGKLTTGVTVPQWSSILMLRNLTSPETYFQAAFRVQSPWAIRNPNGDDPHEEEILKPVCFVFDFAPTRALRQLSEYGIGLSPGDPNPENAVKDLVAFLPVLAYNGATMKQVDAGEILDIAMAGTSATLLARKWESALLVNVDNATLARILADPEAVAAVERIEGWRSLGDHPIETIINKSEKIRELKGKAKDGKLTAKQQKQLTEAEREYKSKRKLIQEKLIKFATRIPAFMYLTDFRENTLQDVITKLEPDLFRTVTGLTVKDFHLLVRHRVFNTEQMNQAVFAFRRYEDASLQYTGIASHEGLRQYGLYDTVVAKE; from the coding sequence ATGAGTAGGTCAATCGAGGCTATTCTGGCGCCCAAGCCGGAGGCACGCCCGCGCATCTACGCCTACTCTATCGCGGACGACGCACACCAAGGGCTCCTCAAGATCGGGCAAACCACGCGCTACGTGAAGGAGCGCGTGGCGGAGCAGCTGAAGACAGCCCACATCAGGAACTTCCGCATCGAGCTGGACGAGCCCGCCGAGCGCGTGGACGGCAGCGTCTTCTCGGATCACGACGTGCGTGCCGTGCTGCTGGAGAAGGGCTTCAAGAAGGTCGCGCTGGAGTGGATGCGCTGCACCGTCAAGGACGTCCAGACGGCGCTGACGGAGCTGCGCACGGGGCAGCGGTTCATCGGCGCGCACGACCAAACCTTCAAGCTGCGGCGCGAGCAGGCCGCCGCCGTCGAGGCCACCCACGCATACTTCCACTCGCGGTGGCAGGAGGATATGCACGCCGTCCCGCGCTTCCTCTGGAACGCGAAGATGCGCTTCGGCAAGACCTTCACCACCTACCAACTCGCCAAACGGCTTGGCGCGAAACGCGTGCTGGTGGTGACGTTCAAGCCGGCCGTCGAGGATGCGTGGCGCACGGACCTCGAGTCCCACAAGGACTTCGACGGCTGGCAGTACTTCTCCAAGTCGGTCGGAAAGGATCCGACGACGGCCAAGAAGGCGCAGCCGCTCGTCTACTTCGGGTCCTTCCAGGACCTTCTCGGCCGCGACGACGTGGGCAACATCAAGGCCAAGAACACCTGGCTGCACAAGATCAAGTGGGATCTCGTCGTCTTCGACGAGTACCACTTTGGCGCCTGGCGCGACACTGCCAAGGAGTTGTTCGAGGGTGAAGACGGTGCGGTTGCGCGGAAAGAGGCACGGCTCGAGTACGCGGCCGATCTCGAGGAGATGAACGAGGACCTCACCGTCCTCTCGGAGCAGGAGAGCGCCTTTCTCCCCATCACCACCAAGGCGTACCTGTATCTCTCGGGCACGCCGTTCAAGGCCTTGGCGACCGGCGAGTTCATTGAGGAACAGATCTTCAACTGGACGTACACCGACGAGCAGCGTGCCAAGGCGGACTTCGCACGCAGGCATCCGACGGAGTGGAACCCGTACGGCGCATTGCCGCAGCTGCGCCTGCTGACCTATCAGATGCCGGACGAGCTGCTCGCAATCGCCAGCGGCGGCGAGTTCGACGAATTCGACCTGAATGAGTTCTTTGCCGCGACGGGCACTGGCACTGCCGCACGCTTCAGGCACGCGAGTGAGGTGCAACGCTGGCTTGACATCATCCGGGGCGGGGACAAGCAGAAGTCCCACGAGCACCTGAAGACCGGAACCAGGCCGCCCTTCCCGTACTCGGACCTGCGGTTGCTGCCGTACCTGCAGCATTCGTTCTGGTTCCTACCGAGCGTGGCGGCGTGTCACGCGATGGCCAACCTGTTGCGCGAGCGGCACAACACGTTCTGGCGCGACTACGAGGTGGTGGTGGCCGCTGGCAGCGGCGCTGGGCTCGGGCTCGCCGCCCTCCCGCCGGTGCGCGACGCCATCGGCAGTGGTTTCGACACCAAGACCATCACGCTCTCGTGTGGCAAGCTCACGACCGGTGTCACGGTGCCGCAGTGGTCGTCCATCCTGATGTTGCGGAATCTCACGTCGCCCGAGACCTACTTTCAGGCCGCGTTCCGCGTGCAATCGCCCTGGGCCATCAGGAACCCAAACGGTGACGACCCGCACGAAGAGGAGATCCTCAAGCCGGTCTGCTTCGTGTTCGATTTCGCGCCCACGCGGGCGCTACGACAGCTCTCCGAGTACGGCATCGGTCTCTCGCCGGGCGACCCCAACCCCGAGAACGCCGTGAAGGACCTCGTCGCGTTCCTTCCGGTGCTGGCCTACAACGGTGCCACGATGAAGCAGGTGGACGCCGGGGAGATTCTCGACATCGCAATGGCCGGGACGTCCGCCACGTTGTTGGCTCGGAAGTGGGAGTCCGCGCTGCTGGTGAACGTGGACAACGCCACGCTGGCTCGCATCCTCGCGGATCCCGAGGCAGTTGCGGCGGTGGAGCGCATCGAGGGCTGGCGATCGCTTGGCGATCACCCGATCGAGACTATCATCAACAAGAGCGAGAAGATCAGGGAGCTGAAGGGGAAGGCCAAGGACGGCAAGCTTACGGCCAAGCAGCAGAAGCAGCTTACGGAGGCCGAGCGGGAGTACAAGTCCAAGCGGAAGCTCATCCAAGAGAAGCTCATCAAGTTCGCGACGCGCATTCCGGCGTTTATGTACTTAACAGACTTCCGTGAGAATACGCTCCAAGATGTCATCACCAAGCTCGAGCCGGACCTGTTCCGGACGGTGACGGGGCTGACGGTGAAGGACTTCCATCTGCTGGTGCGCCATCGGGTCTTCAATACCGAACAGATGAACCAGGCAGTCTTTGCGTTCCGGCGCTACGAGGACGCCTCACTGCAGTACACGGGCATCGCGAGCCACGAGGGGCTACGGCAGTATGGCTTGTATGACACGGTCGTGGCCAAGGAGTGA
- the pckA gene encoding phosphoenolpyruvate carboxykinase (ATP) yields MTTASAPVRESSTGLGAQGLKPAGTLHWNLEAPDLVQAAIRKGEGELAHMGPFVAVTKPHTGRSPNDKFVVKEPSTENDVDWGKVNQPISEAHFETLLADVQAYLNQQGELFVQDLYCGADAAYRLSCRYVTPNAWHANFVRNMFIRPDVSALASFVPNFSILHAPEFQADPAKHGTRTSTFIVLNLAKRTILIGGTRYAGELKKSMFTVMNYMLPKQGVLSMHCSANIGNDGDTALFFGLSGTGKTTLSADPERGLIGDDEHGWSEHGVFNFEGGCYAKVINLSKEQEPDIYATTEMFGTILENVVLEPGTKRVDFGSQAITENTRASYPLHYIRNHVPSGRGNHPKHVVFLTADAFGVLPPVAKLTPEQAMYYFLSGYTAKLAGTERGVTEPQATFSACFGAVFLVWHPTKYAEMLGELLKKHGSQVWLVNTGWSGGPYGVGARMKLPYTRAMVRAALSGALEKEDTITDPIFGLHLPVHVEGVPNEVLNPRNTWKDSKAYDEQAKKLAAMFQENIKKFGAAVSADILSAGPKG; encoded by the coding sequence ATGACCACTGCTTCCGCTCCCGTGCGCGAGAGCTCGACCGGACTCGGCGCCCAGGGCCTCAAGCCCGCTGGCACGCTTCACTGGAATCTCGAGGCGCCGGACCTCGTGCAGGCCGCCATCCGCAAGGGTGAAGGCGAACTGGCCCACATGGGGCCCTTCGTCGCCGTGACCAAGCCGCACACCGGCCGCTCGCCGAACGACAAGTTCGTCGTGAAGGAGCCGAGCACCGAGAACGACGTCGACTGGGGCAAGGTCAACCAGCCGATCAGCGAGGCGCATTTCGAGACGCTGCTCGCCGACGTGCAGGCCTACCTGAACCAGCAGGGCGAGCTGTTCGTGCAGGACCTCTACTGCGGCGCCGATGCGGCGTACCGCCTCTCCTGCCGCTACGTCACGCCGAATGCCTGGCACGCGAACTTCGTGCGGAACATGTTCATCCGCCCGGACGTCAGCGCGCTGGCCAGCTTCGTGCCGAACTTCTCGATCCTGCACGCGCCGGAGTTCCAGGCCGATCCGGCCAAGCACGGCACGCGCACGAGCACGTTCATCGTGCTCAACCTCGCCAAGCGCACGATCCTCATCGGCGGCACGCGCTACGCGGGTGAGCTCAAGAAGTCGATGTTCACGGTGATGAACTACATGCTGCCGAAGCAGGGCGTGCTCTCCATGCACTGCTCGGCGAACATCGGCAACGACGGAGACACCGCGCTGTTCTTCGGCCTCTCGGGCACCGGCAAGACGACGCTCTCGGCGGACCCCGAGCGCGGCCTCATCGGCGACGACGAGCACGGCTGGAGCGAGCACGGCGTGTTCAACTTCGAGGGCGGCTGCTACGCCAAGGTCATCAACCTCTCGAAGGAGCAGGAGCCCGACATCTACGCCACGACGGAGATGTTCGGCACCATCCTCGAGAACGTGGTGCTCGAGCCGGGCACCAAGCGCGTGGACTTCGGCTCGCAGGCGATCACGGAGAACACCCGCGCCTCGTACCCGCTGCACTACATCCGCAACCACGTGCCGAGCGGGCGTGGCAACCATCCGAAGCACGTCGTGTTCCTCACGGCCGATGCCTTCGGTGTGCTGCCGCCGGTGGCGAAGCTCACGCCCGAGCAGGCGATGTACTACTTCCTCTCGGGCTACACGGCCAAGCTGGCCGGCACCGAGCGCGGCGTCACCGAGCCGCAGGCCACGTTCTCGGCATGCTTCGGCGCCGTGTTCCTCGTGTGGCACCCGACCAAGTACGCCGAGATGCTCGGTGAGCTGCTGAAGAAGCACGGCTCGCAGGTGTGGCTCGTGAACACCGGCTGGAGCGGCGGCCCCTACGGCGTCGGCGCACGCATGAAGCTGCCGTACACGCGTGCGATGGTGCGTGCGGCCCTCTCGGGTGCGCTCGAGAAGGAAGACACGATCACCGACCCGATCTTCGGCCTGCACCTGCCGGTGCACGTCGAGGGCGTGCCGAACGAGGTCCTCAACCCGCGCAACACGTGGAAGGACTCGAAGGCCTACGATGAGCAGGCCAAGAAGCTCGCCGCGATGTTCCAGGAGAACATCAAGAAGTTCGGTGCGGCGGTCTCCGCGGATATTCTTAGCGCGGGGCCGAAGGGCTGA